A genomic window from Purpureocillium takamizusanense chromosome 2, complete sequence includes:
- a CDS encoding uncharacterized protein (COG:I~EggNog:ENOG50KOG1337) has product MDAIDSLLRRADEDGVKVFGVTPTVLPGRGIGMVATRDLDKGDVIMNIPVQAIRSLHTVPEDISRRLSRDMSIHGLLAAELALRRGAAADWASIAPQWTDFEATMPMLWPEELQSVLPAEAKSLLTKQCSRFEIDWKMFSDGFPDQLRRDYLYAWLLVNTRTFYFETPSMVAFPWHDRLALLPVADLFNHADTGCSVSFSTEAYDITADRPYCAGDEILTSYGEHSNDFLLAEYGFVLRENQHDKLCLDDVILPRLTPGQKSELKGHGYLGDFMLHAGSKRSDNIWVALRLLSCVNADWQSYVDGEEDEDGTLEKAAEQLPHLFEEYLCRSEETLGFIRALQVGKACQRNLLVQRWEQIQAIIRQWVEDQASAE; this is encoded by the exons ATGGACGCCATTGACAGCCTGCTTCGCAGAGCCGACGAAGATGGGGTCAAAGTCTTTGGTGTCACCCCGACCGTCCTCCCTGGACGAGGAATTGGGATGGTGGCTACCCGCGACCTAGAT AAAGGGGATGTTATCATGAATATACCTGTCCAGGCTATCCGCAGCCTACACACAGTCCCGGAGGATATTTCTCGCAGACTTTCGCGGGACATGTCCATTCATGGCCTTCTGGCTGCTGAGCTTGCACTGCGCCGGGGTGCTGCGGCGGACTGGGCCAGCATTGCGCCACAATGGACTGATTTTGAagcgacgatgccgatgtTGTGGCCCGAAGAGCTCCAGAGCGTACTCCCTGCGGAAGCCAAGAGCCTTTTGACCAAACAATGTAGCCGGTTCGAAATCGATTGGAAGATGTTCAGTGACGGCTTTCCGGACCAACTGCGGCGAGATTACTTGTACGCATGGCTTCTTGTCAACACAAGGACCTTCTATTTCGAGACGCCGTCTATGGTGGCGTTCCCATGGCACGACCGGTTGGCATTACTTCCGGTCGCCGACCTATTCAATCACGCGGATACGGGCTGTTCCGTTTCATTTTCGACGGAAGCTTACGACATTACTGCAGACCGTCCGTATTGCGCAGGCGATGAAATACTCACGTCATACGGAGAGCATTCCAACGACTTCTTACTGGCCGAGTACGGATTCGTCCTGAGAGAGAATCAACATGACAAACTGTGTCTCGATGACGTTATTCTCCCGAGGCTGACCCCAGGCCAGAAATCCGAATTGAAGGGACATGGGTACTTGGGAGACTTCATGCTTCACGCTGGGTCCAAGAGGAGCGACAATATTTGGGTTGCGTTGCGGCTGCTGTCCTGCGTCAACGCTGACTGGCAGAGCTACGTAGATGGTGAGGAGGATGAAGACGGTACGCTCGAAAAAGCTGCTGAGCAGCTACCACACTTGTTCGAGGAATACTTGTGCAGAAGCGAGGAAACACTGGGTTTCATTCGTGCGTTGCAGGTTGGCAAGGCATGTCAAAGAAACCTGCTTGTCCAGCGATGGGAACAGATTCAGGCCATCATTAGGCAGTGGGTGGAAGATCAAGCTTCTGCCGAATGA
- a CDS encoding uncharacterized protein (EggNog:ENOG503NZ7D~TransMembrane:1 (o154-173i)~COG:M) encodes MAATVQPIAGAPSKLGLLWQNAIDTYADITENRHFLTAKHTASISQVLAEVEGMERSFKDQRHDGSKLARFRSLINASLTPIQALGAVVAHASKVAFPPSEAIFAAVRYLIQVARNVSSDYDRLVDFFQDVESYLKGIEIWETQVPSIPQLSDAIIAVFSSVLLLCGLYTRYIRKKRVVKAFQSLLSGEDIELKGAHQDFQKAVQQGRDIVQYATLSTAEKTNFNMQAVHVDVLKTLSGVERLTETMSSITHSAAQPLNAQERDDTLRWLSSLDFQQYQRETVAKHHQGTGEWLLNTGAFQEWVHGTQQSTLWCPGNPGAGKTVMMSAAICYVEDNTQGSNAAIAHVYCNYKDRRTHDVLTIWSSIVRQFAEQCDPFPAEVQAFRNGFIRKRSSPVEDDLLSLVRDLSKRFNKAFVFIDALDECPAKSRNAFILSAAKVEASLRLFITSRPGVELDEAFQNLRRVDVAAQAEDIRSYLEHRLNTNANIRALSVQDPRLKSAILQRLLEQANGMFLLAHLQVENICQKRRPLDVRRGLDTLAKDVHQFYDDSLRRIEELDEYDKEFALRVLSFVFYARRPLSRDELIHALSVEPGATDLESDALFNKVLLFSASSGLISVDDKSSSVHLAHHTLHEHLGRFCQRLLRDRERELATACLTYLLFEPFRVGPCDKVADMAGRLSHYCLLEYACQYWPSHATNFMDGEVTTLALSLLSEQDRVATCAQLLHLPRHRVGDWHKKYPRNFTCLHAAAYWGLDKILVLLMETGVDADCQDSNGATPLLLAAEYGHTETATQLLDTTSDVDFCNNSGETALILAARYGHEAIVQVALERGANSMAEDVEGWTALHWAIMSRHDNISKILLSGISSNQSDKLQHNKALILAAEAGNPATIQMLLDEGADADYADDQDSTPLHWAVPLGHMEAVGVLLSRGADPGSRDRYDHTPMHWAVPYHAIARLLASHGADVRATNKTGQSALLWSALAGKADTVETLIQLGAEIDGGDRYHFTALHAAALQGYDAIVRILLSEGASANKRDVDGWTALDAAVLMGRSAVVELLVGPTDNGRDIAAQAAKRLDDVDMRSLMEEMAARKSVGSTVVSGLRSAINSEHDLRLRELLASGAQADIDAEDVLCGSTALTYAAWFGKEEIVRLLLDHGADVDLRERGGRTALHWAAESGYPEMVEDLVERGATVDITVFGWTAMLLAARTWQSQIVLYLTHHGADVGAKDFHGRTALHWSCIHGDMYLAEELIRLGGNVDDGDHCGQTPLHWAVAGGRLTDLRRSIWQLTPANWMSQLSC; translated from the exons ATGGCAGCCACTGTGCAACCGATTGCAGGCGCTCCATCTAAGCTGGGGCTCCTATGGCAAAATGCCATCGACACGTATGCTGACATTACAGAGAACAGGCATTTTCTGACGGCGAAACATACGGCCAGTATTAGCCAGGTTCTAGCTGAGGTTGAGGGAATGGAGAGATCCTTTAAAGATCAGCGGCACGATGGCTCGAAGTTGGCACGCTTCAGGAGTCTAATCAATGCGAGCCTGACGCCGATTCAGGCTTTGGGTGCGGTCGTGGCCCACGCGAGTAAAGTT GCCTTTCCCCCAAGCGAGGCTATATTCGCTGCCGTCCGATATTTGATCCAG GTTGCAAGGAACGTGTCCAGCGACTACGACAGGCTCGTGGATTTCTTCCAAGATGTGGAATCGTACCTCAAAGGGATAGAGATATGGGAAACCCAAGTACCCTCAATACCGCAGCTGAGCGATGCAATAATAGCAGTGTTCAGCTCCGTCCTTCTGCTTTGTGGATTGTATACGAGATATATCCGCAAGAAGCGCGTCG TCAAGGCCTTCCAGAGCCTCCTGTCTGGCGAGGATATTGAACTCAAAGGTGCTCATCAGGACTTCCAGAAAGCCGTCCAGCAGGGACGAGACATTGTGCAATATGCAACGCTCTCCACTGCTGAAAAGACGAACTTCAATATGCAAGCAGTCCACGTTGATGTACTGAAGACCCTGTCTGGGGTGGAACGCTTAACAGAGACCATGAGCTCCATCACTCATAGCGCAGCACAGCCTTTGAACG CCCAGGAGCGAGACGATACTCTCAGGTGGCTTTCCAGCCTTGACTTCCAACAGTATCAAAGAGAGACCGTCGCGAAACACCATCAAGGTACTGGAGAATGGCTACTGAACACAGGCGCATTTCAAGAATGGGTGCATGGTACACAGCAGTCAACCCTGTGGTGCCCCGGAAATC CTGGTGCTGGGAAGACTGTGATGAT gtcggcggcgatctGCTATGTTGAAGACAATACACAAGGCTCAAATGCAGCAATAGCTCACGTGTACTGCAACTACAAAGACCGTAGGACACACGACGTCTTAACAATTTGGTCCAGCATCGTACGACAATTCGCGGAGCAGTGCGATCCATTTCCTGCCGAAGTGCAGGCTTTTCGTAATGGATTTATAAGAAAGAGATCGAGCCCTGTCGAGGATGATCTTCTGTCGCTCGTCCGTGACCTATCGAAACGGTTCAATAAAGCCTTTGTGTTCATCGATGCTTTG GATGAATGTCCGGCAAAAAGCCGCAACGCCTTCATCCTTTCCGCCGCAAAGGTTGAAGCTTCTCTTCGGTTGTTTATAACTTCCCGCCCGGGTGTCGAACTCGACGAAGCCTTCCAGAACCTGAGACGCGTAGATGTTGCAGCTCAGGCAGAAGATATTCGCTCGTATTTGGAACACAGACTTAACACGAATGCAAATATTCGCGCGCTTTCGGTCCAGGACCCGAGGCTGAAAAGTGCGATACTCCAAAGGCTCCTGGAACAGGCGAATGGAAT GTTCCTCCTGGCCCATCTCCAGGTTGAGAATATCTGCCAGAAACGAAGACCTCTAGACGTTCGCAGAGGCCTCGACACCCTCGCCAAAGACGTGCATCAGTTTTATGATGACTCTTTGAGAAGGATAGAGGAATTAGATGAGTATGACAAAGAATTCGCATTGCGCGTACTGTCCTTCGTATTTTACGCTCGAAGACCACTGTCCAGAGATGAGCTTATCCATGCCTTGAGCGTGGAGCCTGGGGCGACTGACCTGGAGAGTGATGCATTGTTCAACAAggtcctcctcttctccgcGTCTTCCGGCCTCATCAGTGTTGATGACAAAAGCAGTAGCGTGCATCTCGCTCACCATACACTACACGAGCATCTTGGCAGGTTCTGCCAGAGGCTACTGAGGGATCGCGAAAGAGAGCTTGCTACGGCTTGCCTCACCTACCTCTTGTTTGAACCATTTAGAGTCGGCCCCTGTGATAAAGTGGCCGACATGGCTGGACGCTTAAGCCATTACTGTCTTCTCGAGTATGCATGCCAGTACTGGCCGTCTCATGCGACCAACTtcatggacggcgaggtcacGACATTGGCTCTTTCCCTCCTCAGCGAGCAGGACAGGGTGGCTACATGCGCACAACTATtgcatcttcctcgtcaccggGTCGGCGATTGGCATAAGAAGTACCCCCGTAACTTCACTTGCCTTCACGCCGCGGCCTACTGGGGCTTGGACAAAATACTGGTGCTATTAATGGAAACAGGTGTGGACGCTGATTGTCAAGATAGCAACGGCGCAACGCCGTTGCTTTTGGCTGCCGAGTACGGCCATACTGAAACAGCGACGCAGCTACTTGATACAACTTCCGACGTGGACTTTTGCAACAACTCCGGCGAGACAGCATTGATATTGGCGGCTAGATATGGGCATGAAGCGATTGTACAAGTGGCGCTGGAACGAGGTGCAAACTCAATGGCTGAAGACGTTGAGGGATGGACAGCGCTTCATTGGGCGATTATGAGCCGCCACGACAACATCTCCAAAATACTCCTGAGCGGAATTTCTTCTAACCAGTCGGACAAATTGCAACACAACAAGGCACTGATTCTGGCGGCAGAAGCTGGCAACCCCGCAACAATACAAATGCTCTTGGACGAGGGAGCAGACGCCGACTACGCCGACGATCAAGACAGTACGCCACTGCACTGGGCAGTACCCTTGGGCCATATGGAGGCCGTTGGTGTCCTCCTGAGCCGAGGCGCAGATCCAGGCTCAAGGGACCGCTACGATCACACTCCAATGCATTGGGCTGTGCCTTACCACGCCATTGCGCGGTTGCTCGCCAGTCACGGCGCTGACGTGCGAGCTACCAATAAAACGGGACAAAGCGCTCTTCTTTGGTCTGCTCTTGCCGGAAAGGCCGACACAGTGGAAACGCTAATACAGCTTGGCGCCGAAATCGATGGTGGCGACCGTTATCACTTCACGGCATTACACGCAGCAGCCCTACAAGGATACGATGCCATTGTGCGTATTCTCTTGAGTGAGGGAGCAAGTGCCAATAAGCGTgacgtggatggatggacagCATTGGACGCAGCAGTGTTGATGGGAAGAAGTGCCGTGGTTGAGCTGCTTGTTGGCCCTACGGACAATGGGCGTGATATTGCTGCTCAAGCCGCGAAACggctggacgacgtcgacatgcgGTCTCTGATGGAGGAAATGGCCGCTAGAAAGTCGGTCGGGAGCACTGTTGTTAGTGGACTTCGTTCAGCCATCAACAGCGAACACGACCTGCGGTTGCGGGAACTActcgccagcggcgctcAAGCTGACatcgatgccgaggacgtaCTGTGTGGTTCTACAGCACTTACCTACGCAGCTTGGTTCGGCAAGGAGGAGATTGTTCGCTTGCTTCTGGATCACGGGGCAGATGTCGACCTacgcgagcgaggcggccgcaCCGCGCTCCACTGGGCGGCCGAGAGTGGTTACCCAGAGATGGTGGAGGATCTGGTTGAGAGGGGCGCGACGGTTGATATAACAGTGTTTGGATGGACAGCAATGCTCCTTGCAGCAAGAACGTGGCAGAGTCAAATTGTTCTCTACCTCACTCACCATGGTGCAGATGTGGGCGCCAAAGACTTTCACGGGCGTACCGCGTTACACTGGAGCTGCATACATGGCGACATGTATCTTGCAGAGGAACTCATCCGCCTGGGTGGCAATGTCGACGATGGAGACCACTGTGGACAAACGCCGCTACATTGGGCTGTGGCCGGCGG GCGTCTGACGGATCTTCGGCGCTCCATCTGGCAGCTTACACCGGCCAATTGGATGTCGCAACTCTCTTGTTGA
- a CDS encoding Protein N-terminal methyltransferase (COG:S~BUSCO:EOG09262SWJ~EggNog:ENOG503NX0G): MPTTACRGEAQQVLSVRLTVCAMDDNRQNEEPRLSGQAPSISDSPNNSNRGRTYWEQANADINGMLGGVPAIGGFSSVSRIDLQGSRTFLARLGIGVKCGRKPVINAVDGGAGIGRVTEGLLLRIAEHVDIVEPVSKFTDHLKGTTGVRTIFNVGLEDWQPEKGIEYDLIWTQWCLGHLQDSQLIEYLKLCKTVLRPDSGVMVIKENLSTGSVDMFDDTDGSVTRRDETFRRLFEAAELKLVKTELQRGFPEIPPRRLLPVRMYALKP, encoded by the exons ATGCCAACGACAGCCTGTCGGGGAGAAGCTCAGCAGGTGCTGTCCGTCAGGTTGACCGTCTGCGCAATGGACGACAACAGACAAAACGAGGAACCCCGCCTCTCCGGCCAAGCACCATCAATTTCAGATAGCCCGAACAACTCTAACCGCGGCAGGACATACTGGGAACAAGCCAATGCTGATATCAATGGAATGCTTGGCGGCGTTCCGGCCATTGGGGGGTTCAGTTCTGTTTCCAGAATTGATCTTCAAGGGTCTCGCACGTTTTTAGCAAGGCTCGGCATAGGTGTCAAGTGTGGCCGGAAGCCCGTCATtaacgccgtcgacggcggtgcaGG AATAGGGAGAGTCACGGAGGGCTTGTTGCTCCGCATAGCCGAGCATGTCGACATTGTTGAGCCCGTGTCCAAATTTACCGACCACCTAAAGGGGACAACAGGAGTGCGGACCATATTTAATGTCGGGCTAGAGGACTGGCAGCCCGAGAAAGGGATCGAATACGATCTGATCTGGACACAGTGGTGCTTGGGCCATCTGCAGGACAGCCAACTGATAGAATACCTCAAGCTTTGCAAGACCGTGCTAAGGCCAGACAGTGGCGTAATGGTCATCAAGGAGAACCTCAGTACCGGCAGCGTCGATATGTTCGATGATACAGATGGTAGCGTCACAAG GCGAGATGAGACGTTTCGGCGTCTCTTTGAAGCGGCGGAACTGAAGCTGGTGAAGACGGAGCTACAGCGCGGATTCCCCGAAATCCCACCGAGGAGGCTTCTCCCAGTGAGGATGTATGCGCTCAAACCCTGA
- a CDS encoding uncharacterized protein (EggNog:ENOG503NX6A~COG:P~COG:Q~TransMembrane:7 (o21-41i76-98o118-135i156-177o192-210i217-234o240-257i)), with translation MAGHGQSADFMRRTRLNEESTLAYILSMLAIAVLFALFHMVRRLGQQLSGRRTQTVKAGGLVSLSRKIRSVSIHSVPCLPSVGHASLVCLYVAINIIAMFTNIDNKNMGMITNIASRAAWLALANLVVLIVLALKNTPLAFLTAWSYERLNVLHQVAGYMMITLIIVHASCYSSYFVHDGRPERLLEVGERFGMVAGISLVIIAFAGAVVRRWWYELFYCVHVSFWVLAIVAIGLHQPDLGKKTIIMTLVAAGLWAMDRLLRLARLLLFGVNNSATLTPLSHGATRVTLGKPPARAVSGKHCFLWLPRIRTCETHPFTIVATGPVEFVVTSHDGFTRDLHRYAVSHPGASLRASVEGTYGTIPNPAAYDTVVLVAGGSGASFTFGMALNMLQTLQGDESSRAIVFVWVVRHHEYLEWYADHLTTLRHDDRVDARLFVTRHSLSQPVSPLPATPTSEMGSTEISGLAMSDAAKLEKEPAQVQSKRSSNSLGSDKPQHLEASGDAPSTISGIPITYERPDVSALIRRAVDETPAHRRALVLGCGPPGLMKQVRNTTAGCIRSDGPSVELHCEKFGW, from the exons aTGGCTGGACATGGGCAAAGTGCAGACTTTATGAGGCGGACGCGGTTAAACGAGGAGTCGACGCTGGCATATATTCTTTCGATGCTGGCAATTGCCGTCCTTTTTGCGCTGTTCCACATGGTGCGACGGCTCGGGCAGCAGTTGTCCGGGAGAAGGACTCAAACCGTCAAGGCCGGGGGACTGGTATCACTTTCTCG AAAGATACGGAGTGTATCGATTCACAGTGTGCCGTGTCTTCCTTCGGTCGGCCACGCGAGCCTCGTCTGCCTCTATGTCGCCATCAACATCATCGCGATGTTTACAAACATTGACAACAAGAACATGGGGATGATCACCAACATtgcctcgagggcggcgtg GCTTGCGTTGGCCAACTTGGTCGTCCTCATCGTGCTGGCTCTGAAGAACACTCCGCTGGCGTTCCTGACGGCGTGGTCATATGAGCGCCTCAACGTGTTGCACCAGGTCGCCGGCTACATGATGATTAcactcatcatcgtccacgCCAGCTGCTACTCTTCCTACTTTGTACACGACGGACGACCCGAACGGCTCCTTGAGGTTGGCGAAAGATTCGGCATGGTGGCGGGCATATCGCTCGTCATCATTGCCTTCGCAGGGGCCGTCGTGAGGCGCTGGTGGTACGAGCTCTTCTACTGCGTGCACGTCTCCTTTTGGGTGCTGGCCATTGTCGCGATCGGCTTGCACCAGCCGGACCTGGGCAAGAAGACCATCATCATgacgctcgtcgcggccgggcTCTGGGCCATGGACCggctgctccgcctcgctcgcctgctgctgtttgGCGTCAACAACTCCGCGACGCTCACGCCGCTATCCCACGGCGCGACGCGGGTGACGCTCGGCAAGcccccggcccgcgccgTGTCGGGAAAGCACTGCTTCCTGTGGCTTCCCCGGATCCGGACCTGCGAGACGCACCCCTTTACGATTgtggcgacggggccggTGGAGTTTGTGGTGACGTCCCACGACGGCTTCACGCGCGATCTGCACCGGTACGCCGTGTCCCACCCCGGCGCGTCGCTCCGAGCGTCGGTGGAGGGGACGTACGGCACGATCCCGAATCCCGCCGCGTACGATACGGTTGTGCTCGTGGCTGGAGGGAGCGGGGCTAGCTTCACGTTTGGCATGGCCCTCAACATGCTCCAGACGCTGCAGGGTGATGAGAGTAGCAGAGCCATTGTCTTTGTCTGGGTGGTCAGGCATCACG AGTACCTGGAATGGTATGCAGACCATCTGACTACGCTGAGGCACGACGACCGCGTGGACGCGAGGCTGTTCGTGACGAGGCATTCATTGTCCCAGCCAGTCAGCCCACTACCAGCCACCCCAACGTCGGAAATGGGCAGCACCGAAATCTCAGGTCTCGCCATGAGCGACGCCGCAAAGCTGGAGAAGGAACCGGCGCAGGTGCAATCGAAGAGGTCAAGCAACTCGCTTGGTTCAGACAAGCCGCAACACCTCGAGGcaagcggcgacgcgcccaGCACAATCAGCGGCATCCCCATCACGTACGAGAGGCCCGACGTCAGCGCCCTCATCCGTCGCGCGGTCGACGAGACGCCGGCACACAGGCGGGCCTTGGTGCTGGGATGCGGCCCCCCCGGGCTGATGAAGCAGGTGAGGAACACGACGGCAGGGTGCATCCGGTCGGACGGGCCGAGCGTGGAGCTTCACTGCGAGAAATTTGGATGGTGA